One part of the Paenibacillus antri genome encodes these proteins:
- a CDS encoding M16 family metallopeptidase, which translates to MERRQLSNGIRVVLENMPTSRSVSFGIWVKTGSRNEKEANNGISHFIEHMLFKGTERFSAKDIADVFDGIGGNVNAFTSKEYTCYYAKVLDEHVPIAVDVLADMFFRSKLAGDDLAKEKNVIIEEISMYEDTPDDIVHDMIAKASYGDHPLGMPILGTEPNLTAMSSDDLRRFIETHYGSDAIVISAAGNIGESMMELFERHFGGAAQPNRPSATEPSVAPAFSGGHQHLRKKTEQNHICIAMPGLSQDDPLLYGMILLNNAIGGGMSSRLFQEVREKRGLAYSIYSYHTSHTDSGLFTIYAGTTPKQTAEVLDLIQGVIADVRDNGILPEELRKGKEQMKGSLIIGLESTSSRMTRNGKNELMQGRQFTLDDLIERIESVTMDDVRALASRMFGGPCATAMVGGSDKALLKWRDRYAAAVQG; encoded by the coding sequence GTGGAAAGAAGGCAGTTAAGTAACGGAATCCGAGTCGTGTTGGAAAATATGCCGACAAGCCGCTCGGTCTCCTTCGGCATTTGGGTCAAGACGGGTTCGCGCAACGAGAAGGAAGCCAACAACGGGATCTCGCATTTCATCGAACACATGCTGTTCAAAGGAACGGAACGGTTCAGCGCCAAGGATATCGCGGACGTCTTCGACGGGATCGGCGGCAACGTCAACGCGTTCACTTCCAAAGAATATACATGCTATTACGCGAAGGTGTTGGATGAGCACGTCCCGATCGCCGTCGACGTGCTCGCGGACATGTTCTTTCGTTCGAAGCTGGCCGGGGACGATCTGGCGAAGGAGAAGAACGTCATCATCGAGGAAATCTCGATGTACGAGGATACGCCGGACGACATCGTCCACGATATGATCGCGAAGGCTTCATACGGCGATCACCCGCTCGGCATGCCGATCCTCGGCACGGAACCGAACCTGACCGCGATGTCGTCGGACGACCTGCGCCGCTTCATCGAGACGCATTACGGCAGCGACGCGATCGTCATTAGCGCCGCGGGCAATATCGGCGAATCGATGATGGAGTTGTTCGAACGTCACTTCGGCGGAGCCGCGCAGCCGAACCGGCCGAGCGCGACGGAGCCTTCCGTCGCGCCGGCGTTCTCCGGAGGACATCAGCATCTGCGGAAGAAAACCGAACAAAACCATATTTGCATCGCGATGCCCGGCCTCTCGCAGGACGACCCGCTGCTGTACGGGATGATCCTCCTGAACAACGCGATCGGCGGGGGGATGAGTTCGCGCTTGTTCCAGGAAGTTCGAGAGAAGCGCGGATTGGCGTATTCGATCTACTCGTATCACACGTCGCATACGGACAGCGGATTGTTCACGATCTATGCGGGAACGACGCCGAAGCAGACGGCGGAGGTGCTCGACCTGATCCAAGGCGTCATCGCGGACGTGCGGGACAACGGCATCTTGCCGGAGGAGCTTCGCAAGGGCAAGGAGCAGATGAAGGGGAGCCTCATCATCGGTCTCGAGAGCACGAGCAGCCGCATGACGCGCAACGGCAAGAACGAGTTGATGCAAGGCCGGCAATTCACGCTCGACGATCTGATCGAGCGGATCGAATCGGTGACGATGGACGACGTGCGGGCGCTCGCTTCCCGCATGTTCGGCGGTCCGTGCGCGACCGCGATGGTCGGCGGATCGGACAAAGCGTTGTTGAAATGGAGAGATCGGTATGCTGCAGCCGTTCAGGGTTGA
- a CDS encoding dipicolinate synthase subunit B, with product MNWNGISVGYALTGSHCTLEEVMPQIKRFVDAGANVVPIISHSVAMTDTRFGKAADWQKQLKDLTGNDIIASIVDAEPLGPSKLLDVMAIAPCTGNTTSKLANAMTESPVLMAAKAQMRNGRPLVLAISTNDGLGLNSANIAKLLITKNIYFVPFGQDNPQAKPNSLVARMDLIMETCEAALQGKQLQPMLIERFLYS from the coding sequence ATGAATTGGAACGGAATTTCGGTCGGGTACGCGCTGACGGGTTCGCATTGCACGCTGGAAGAAGTCATGCCGCAAATCAAGAGATTCGTAGACGCCGGAGCGAACGTCGTGCCGATCATCTCGCATTCCGTCGCTATGACGGATACGCGATTCGGCAAGGCCGCGGACTGGCAGAAGCAGTTGAAAGACCTTACCGGAAATGATATTATTGCCTCAATTGTGGACGCCGAACCGCTCGGTCCGTCCAAGCTTCTGGACGTGATGGCGATCGCGCCGTGCACCGGCAACACGACTAGCAAGCTAGCGAATGCGATGACCGAGAGCCCGGTCTTGATGGCCGCTAAGGCGCAAATGCGCAACGGACGGCCGCTCGTGCTGGCGATTTCGACGAACGACGGCTTGGGACTGAACAGCGCGAACATCGCGAAGCTGTTGATTACGAAAAACATCTATTTCGTTCCCTTCGGCCAAGACAATCCGCAGGCGAAGCCGAATTCGCTCGTCGCCCGCATGGATTTGATCATGGAGACGTGCGAAGCCGCGCTGCAAGGGAAACAGCTGCAGCCGATGCTGATCGAAAGATTTTTGTATTCTTAA
- the pnp gene encoding polyribonucleotide nucleotidyltransferase, which produces MESGNVKQVKMDLAGRPLTLETGRLAKQANGAVFVRYGETVVLSTVTASTEPKDLDFFPLTVNYEERLYSVGKIPGGFIKREGRPSEKAILASRLTDRPIRPLFPEGFRNDVQIVSLVMSVDQDCSPEIAAMIGTSAALAISDVPFDGPIGGVIVGRVDGQFIINPTVEQEDKSDIYLVVAGTKDAIMMVEAEANEVPEEDMLEAIMFGHEEIKKIVALQEEFVGLAGREKMEVKLHQVDAEVNAAVRAYASERLIAAVKIQEKHERSDAISAINEETTAHFADVYAGDAAKLKDVKEVLYDIVKEEVRRLITVDKVRPDGRKIDEIRPIDCDVAILPRTHGSGLFTRGQTQALSVCTLGALGDEQILDGLDLEDRKRFMHHYNFPPFSVGEARPLRPPGRREIGHGALGERALSKVIPSEEKFPYTIRLVSECLESNGSTSQASICASTMALMDAGVPIKAPVAGIAMGLIKNDEHYTVLTDIQGMEDHLGDMDFKVAGTAEGVTAIQMDIKIDGINRSILSEALAQAKEGRMFILNKMLAAISEPRKQLSPYAPKITVMQINPDKIRDVIGAGGKVINKIIEETGVKIDIEQDGRVFIASPNAEANDKAKAIIEGIVKEVVVGEIYLGKVKRVEKFGAFVEILPGKEGLVHISQLSTERVAKTEDVVAIGDSITVKVTEIDQQGRVNLSRKAVLVAEGGAASDGKTTVGQ; this is translated from the coding sequence ATGGAATCCGGTAACGTAAAGCAAGTAAAGATGGACTTGGCCGGCCGGCCATTGACGTTGGAGACGGGCCGCCTCGCGAAGCAGGCGAACGGCGCGGTATTCGTCCGCTACGGCGAGACGGTCGTGCTCTCCACGGTCACGGCTTCGACCGAGCCGAAGGACCTCGATTTCTTCCCGCTCACCGTGAACTACGAAGAGCGGCTCTATTCGGTCGGGAAGATCCCGGGCGGCTTCATTAAGCGCGAAGGACGCCCGAGCGAGAAAGCGATTCTCGCCAGCCGTCTGACAGACCGTCCGATTCGACCGTTGTTCCCGGAAGGCTTCCGGAACGACGTACAGATCGTATCGCTCGTCATGAGCGTGGACCAAGATTGCTCGCCGGAAATCGCGGCGATGATCGGCACCTCCGCGGCGCTGGCCATCTCCGACGTGCCGTTCGACGGTCCGATCGGCGGCGTTATCGTCGGTCGAGTAGACGGGCAATTCATCATTAACCCGACGGTCGAGCAAGAAGACAAATCCGACATCTATCTCGTCGTAGCCGGCACGAAGGACGCCATCATGATGGTCGAAGCCGAAGCGAACGAAGTGCCGGAAGAGGACATGCTCGAGGCGATCATGTTCGGCCACGAAGAAATCAAGAAGATCGTCGCGTTGCAAGAAGAGTTCGTAGGCCTCGCGGGCCGCGAGAAGATGGAAGTGAAGCTGCATCAGGTCGACGCGGAAGTGAACGCGGCCGTTCGCGCCTATGCATCGGAGCGTCTGATCGCAGCGGTCAAGATTCAAGAGAAACACGAGCGCAGCGACGCGATTTCCGCGATCAACGAAGAGACGACGGCGCACTTCGCGGACGTATACGCCGGCGACGCGGCGAAGCTGAAGGACGTTAAGGAAGTGCTGTACGACATCGTGAAAGAGGAAGTACGCCGCCTCATCACCGTCGACAAGGTGCGTCCGGACGGCCGGAAGATCGACGAAATCCGCCCGATCGACTGTGACGTCGCCATTTTGCCGAGAACGCACGGTTCCGGATTGTTCACGCGCGGCCAGACGCAAGCGCTCAGCGTCTGTACGTTAGGCGCCCTCGGCGACGAGCAAATTCTCGACGGCCTCGACCTCGAGGATCGCAAGCGGTTCATGCACCACTACAACTTCCCGCCGTTCTCCGTCGGGGAAGCGAGACCGCTTCGTCCGCCGGGACGCCGCGAGATCGGTCACGGGGCGCTCGGCGAGCGCGCATTGTCGAAGGTCATCCCGTCCGAAGAGAAGTTCCCGTACACGATCCGTCTCGTCTCCGAGTGCTTGGAGTCCAACGGCTCGACGTCCCAGGCGAGCATCTGCGCGAGCACGATGGCGCTCATGGACGCAGGCGTGCCGATCAAGGCGCCGGTCGCGGGCATCGCGATGGGGCTTATCAAGAACGACGAACACTACACCGTATTGACGGACATCCAAGGGATGGAAGATCATCTCGGCGATATGGACTTCAAGGTCGCGGGCACGGCGGAAGGCGTAACGGCGATTCAGATGGACATCAAGATCGACGGCATCAACCGGAGCATCCTGAGCGAAGCGTTGGCGCAAGCGAAGGAAGGCCGCATGTTCATTCTGAACAAGATGCTGGCCGCCATCTCGGAGCCGCGGAAGCAGCTGTCTCCGTACGCGCCGAAGATTACGGTCATGCAGATCAACCCGGACAAGATTCGCGACGTCATCGGCGCGGGCGGCAAGGTGATCAACAAGATCATCGAGGAAACCGGCGTCAAAATCGACATCGAACAGGACGGCCGCGTCTTCATCGCATCGCCGAACGCGGAGGCGAACGACAAAGCCAAGGCGATCATCGAAGGCATCGTGAAAGAAGTCGTCGTCGGAGAAATTTATCTCGGCAAGGTGAAGCGCGTAGAAAAGTTCGGCGCGTTCGTCGAAATTTTGCCTGGCAAAGAAGGTCTCGTGCACATCTCCCAGCTGTCGACCGAGCGCGTCGCGAAGACGGAAGACGTCGTGGCGATCGGAGATTCGATTACCGTCAAGGTGACCGAAATCGATCAGCAGGGACGCGTCAACCTGTCCCGCAAGGCGGTATTGGTCGCGGAAGGCGGAGCGGCTTCGGACGGCAAGACGACGGTCGGGCAATAA
- a CDS encoding polysaccharide deacetylase family protein yields the protein MNGMWKKGFVVVAFFAFAFVAVSRSGTIAHQVAGLQPNPAAIVGESAGETVFDVDPAKLDPERRALYDRVAAAAEKLRTEPIDAKEDPVWKAIPALNGREVDVDATFEAAVKNGGKEPIPFVFREIPAKVTLDDLGPLPIYKGNPRKPMVSLMINVAWKEENLPGMLKTLRDENVKATFFFLGSWLKTHPEEAKRIAAEGHELANHAYWHKTPLSQLSDEAVRKEILDTQKLLKETLGVEGTLFAPPSGDFDADTVKVAHDLGLRTILWSLDTIDWKEPGADTIVRKVAARLEPGSLILMHPTESASGALRGMIQEAKRQGYALGTVSETISPSPALAVETPTGF from the coding sequence ATGAACGGGATGTGGAAAAAGGGGTTCGTCGTCGTCGCGTTTTTCGCCTTCGCGTTCGTCGCGGTCAGCCGGTCCGGGACGATCGCGCATCAGGTAGCCGGCCTGCAGCCGAATCCGGCGGCGATCGTGGGCGAGTCGGCCGGAGAAACGGTTTTCGACGTCGATCCGGCGAAGCTCGACCCGGAACGCCGGGCATTGTACGACCGCGTGGCCGCGGCCGCCGAGAAGCTCCGTACGGAGCCGATCGACGCCAAGGAGGATCCGGTGTGGAAAGCGATTCCGGCGCTCAACGGCCGCGAGGTGGACGTCGACGCGACGTTCGAAGCCGCCGTAAAGAACGGAGGCAAGGAGCCGATCCCGTTCGTATTTCGGGAGATTCCAGCGAAGGTGACGTTGGACGATCTGGGGCCGCTCCCGATTTATAAAGGCAATCCGCGCAAGCCGATGGTGTCGCTCATGATCAACGTCGCATGGAAGGAAGAAAATTTGCCCGGCATGCTGAAGACGCTGCGGGACGAGAACGTGAAGGCGACGTTCTTCTTCCTCGGGTCGTGGCTGAAGACGCATCCGGAAGAGGCGAAGCGTATCGCCGCGGAAGGGCATGAGCTGGCGAACCACGCATATTGGCACAAGACGCCGCTCAGTCAGTTGTCCGACGAGGCGGTGCGGAAGGAAATCTTGGATACGCAGAAGCTGCTGAAGGAGACGCTGGGCGTCGAAGGGACGTTGTTCGCGCCGCCGTCCGGCGACTTCGACGCGGATACGGTCAAGGTCGCGCACGATCTCGGGCTTCGAACGATTTTATGGTCGCTGGACACGATCGACTGGAAAGAGCCCGGGGCGGATACGATCGTACGTAAGGTCGCCGCGCGTCTCGAACCGGGGTCCCTGATTCTCATGCACCCTACGGAAAGCGCGAGCGGCGCGCTGCGCGGAATGATCCAGGAAGCGAAGCGGCAAGGCTACGCCCTCGGCACCGTCTCCGAGACGATCTCGCCGTCGCCGGCCTTGGCGGTTGAGACGCCGACGGGTTTCTGA
- the dapA gene encoding 4-hydroxy-tetrahydrodipicolinate synthase, with the protein MDFGRLLTAMVTPFDGDLKIDWNQTAKLIDYLIDEQASTGLVIAGTTGESPTLTDEEKLELFRFAVRQANGRAKIIAGTGSNDTAHSIHLSQEAEKLGVDAIMLVSPYYSRTSQDGLLAHFRAVASSVSLPIMIYNIPSRTGVNIEAKTMLALADIPNIVAVKESSGDLDQMSAILAGAPDRFKLYSGDDSLTLPALSIGAYGIVSVTSHLVGKLMSEMIDAHVSGQPDRASKLHLRLSPMFKGMFFCPHRVPNPVPVKYAMKHRGIDCGGVRLPLIGVTPEEANYIDVLVASYEG; encoded by the coding sequence GTGGATTTCGGAAGATTGTTAACTGCCATGGTAACGCCGTTCGACGGCGACTTGAAGATCGATTGGAACCAGACGGCGAAGTTGATCGATTATTTGATCGACGAGCAAGCGTCTACCGGACTCGTCATCGCCGGAACGACGGGGGAGTCCCCGACGCTAACCGACGAGGAGAAGCTGGAGCTGTTTCGGTTCGCCGTCCGTCAAGCGAACGGGCGGGCGAAGATTATCGCGGGCACCGGCTCCAACGATACGGCGCATTCCATTCACCTGTCCCAAGAAGCGGAGAAGCTCGGCGTAGACGCGATTATGCTCGTATCGCCTTATTACAGCCGTACCTCCCAAGACGGGTTATTGGCGCACTTCCGCGCGGTGGCGTCGTCCGTCAGCTTGCCGATTATGATTTACAACATTCCGTCCCGCACGGGCGTCAATATCGAAGCCAAGACGATGCTGGCGTTGGCGGACATTCCGAACATCGTCGCCGTCAAGGAATCGAGCGGCGACCTGGATCAGATGTCGGCCATTCTCGCCGGAGCCCCGGACAGATTCAAGCTCTATAGCGGCGACGACAGCCTGACGCTGCCGGCGCTTTCGATCGGCGCGTACGGCATCGTCAGCGTGACGAGTCACCTAGTCGGCAAATTGATGAGCGAGATGATCGATGCGCACGTGTCCGGCCAGCCGGACCGCGCGTCGAAGCTGCATCTTCGGCTGTCGCCGATGTTCAAGGGCATGTTCTTCTGCCCGCATCGCGTGCCGAACCCGGTGCCGGTCAAATATGCGATGAAGCATAGAGGAATCGACTGCGGCGGCGTTCGTCTTCCGCTCATCGGCGTAACGCCGGAAGAGGCGAATTACATCGACGTTTTGGTCGCTTCATACGAGGGGTAA
- the dpsA gene encoding dipicolinate synthase subunit DpsA: MLTGTQVAFIGGDARQLEVIQRLTELDASVTLIGFDNLKQAFNGATHAELTEDAFADLDAVLLPVVGTDDEGKVEGVFTSKELRLTDACFARLPKHAKVYAGIAKPYLRNLCQKHGIALIELLERDDVAIYNSIPTAEGALLLAIQNTDITIHGSTTLVIGFGRTGMTMARTLLGLGAKVLVGVRKEDHYARAYEMGFQPFHTSRLQQYVGDADIVFNTVPTPILTARVIAAMPPRAVIIDLASKPGGTDFRFAERRGVKALLAPGLPGIVAPKTAGRIIATVVSQLIMEDTAKRGKEA; this comes from the coding sequence ATGCTGACCGGAACGCAGGTTGCTTTCATCGGCGGCGACGCTCGTCAGCTGGAGGTCATCCAGCGGCTGACTGAGCTAGATGCGTCGGTGACGTTGATCGGCTTCGATAATCTGAAGCAGGCGTTCAACGGCGCGACGCATGCGGAGCTCACCGAAGACGCGTTCGCCGACTTGGACGCCGTCCTGCTGCCGGTGGTCGGGACGGACGACGAAGGGAAAGTCGAGGGCGTGTTCACCTCGAAGGAGCTGCGACTCACCGACGCCTGCTTCGCGCGGCTTCCGAAGCACGCCAAGGTGTACGCCGGGATCGCGAAGCCGTACTTACGCAATCTTTGTCAGAAGCATGGCATCGCCTTGATCGAGCTGCTCGAGCGCGACGACGTGGCGATATACAATTCAATTCCGACGGCGGAGGGCGCGCTTCTGCTGGCGATCCAGAACACGGATATTACGATCCATGGTTCGACCACGCTCGTCATCGGCTTCGGCCGAACCGGCATGACGATGGCTCGAACGCTGCTAGGGCTCGGGGCGAAGGTGCTGGTCGGCGTTCGGAAGGAAGATCATTACGCCAGAGCGTACGAAATGGGCTTTCAACCGTTCCATACGTCACGGCTGCAGCAGTACGTCGGAGACGCGGATATCGTCTTTAATACGGTTCCGACGCCGATCCTTACCGCCCGAGTGATCGCGGCGATGCCGCCGAGGGCGGTCATCATCGATCTCGCGTCGAAGCCGGGAGGGACCGACTTTCGGTTCGCCGAACGCCGCGGCGTCAAAGCGCTGTTGGCGCCGGGGCTGCCGGGCATCGTCGCTCCGAAGACGGCGGGCCGCATCATCGCGACGGTCGTCAGTCAACTGATAATGGAAGATACCGCGAAACGGGGGAAGGAAGCATGA
- the dapG gene encoding aspartate kinase — translation MRILVQKFGGTSLSTPEAREHAIKHIRRALEEQYALVVVVSAMGRRGEPYATDTLLGLIDANGGSLASRERDLLMACGETISAATLCAMLQSRGLDAIALTGAQAGIETTSEFGNARITDIRTERLLAILKEGKIAIVTGFQGAAPNGDVTTLGRGGSDTSATALGAALKAEYVDIFTDVEGVLTADPRIVGDAKPLDQVSYMEICNMANNGAKVIHPRAVEVAMEADIPVRIRSTFSDGLGTLVAGQSVLRGKGHVQDRLITGIAHSVNVSQIQVHAAEGQYDLQLRVFKTMAENGISVDLINVNPSGVAYTVYDTETERAIGLLKRLGYEPQAVKDCTKVSVIGGGMNGVPGVMAMIIEALTEEEVGILQSADSNTTIWVLVRSADTVKAVNALHRKFQLHA, via the coding sequence ATGCGCATCTTGGTTCAGAAGTTCGGAGGAACGTCCCTATCTACCCCAGAAGCCAGAGAACATGCCATCAAACATATTCGTCGGGCGCTCGAAGAGCAATACGCGCTGGTCGTCGTCGTGTCGGCTATGGGCCGGCGCGGCGAGCCGTACGCCACCGACACGCTGCTCGGCTTAATCGACGCGAACGGGGGCTCGCTCGCTAGCAGGGAGCGAGATTTGCTGATGGCTTGCGGCGAGACGATCTCGGCCGCGACGCTGTGCGCCATGCTTCAGTCTCGCGGACTCGATGCGATCGCGCTGACGGGCGCGCAGGCGGGCATCGAGACGACGAGCGAATTCGGCAACGCTCGCATTACCGACATTCGGACGGAGCGGCTGCTCGCCATCCTGAAGGAGGGCAAGATCGCGATCGTCACCGGTTTTCAGGGGGCGGCGCCGAACGGCGACGTCACCACGCTCGGCAGGGGAGGCAGCGATACGTCCGCGACGGCGCTCGGCGCCGCGCTCAAGGCCGAGTACGTCGATATATTCACCGATGTCGAGGGCGTGCTGACGGCGGATCCGCGCATCGTGGGCGACGCGAAGCCGCTCGATCAAGTCAGCTATATGGAAATATGCAATATGGCCAACAACGGAGCCAAGGTCATTCATCCAAGAGCCGTCGAGGTCGCGATGGAGGCCGACATTCCGGTGCGCATTCGATCGACGTTCTCCGACGGGCTCGGGACGCTCGTCGCCGGGCAATCGGTGCTGCGCGGCAAGGGTCATGTCCAAGACCGTCTGATCACCGGCATCGCGCATTCCGTGAACGTCTCCCAAATTCAGGTGCACGCCGCGGAAGGCCAATACGACTTGCAGCTTCGCGTCTTTAAGACGATGGCCGAGAACGGCATCAGCGTAGATTTGATTAACGTCAACCCGTCCGGCGTCGCGTACACCGTATACGACACGGAGACCGAACGGGCGATCGGCTTGTTGAAGCGGCTCGGGTACGAGCCGCAAGCGGTCAAAGATTGCACGAAAGTGTCCGTCATCGGCGGCGGGATGAACGGCGTTCCCGGCGTCATGGCGATGATTATAGAGGCATTGACGGAGGAAGAGGTCGGCATTCTGCAGTCCGCCGACTCAAACACGACCATCTGGGTGCTCGTCCGTTCCGCGGATACGGTGAAGGCGGTCAACGCGCTGCATCGCAAGTTTCAATTGCACGCGTAA
- the rpsO gene encoding 30S ribosomal protein S15 gives MALTQERKTQLIEEHKVHNTDTGSPEVQVAILTENINNLTQHLREHKKDHHSRRGLLKMVGQRRKLLAYLKNKDVKRYSALIEKLGLRR, from the coding sequence ATGGCATTGACTCAAGAACGCAAGACGCAACTGATCGAGGAGCACAAGGTCCATAACACGGATACGGGTTCCCCGGAGGTGCAAGTCGCTATCCTTACCGAAAACATCAACAACTTGACGCAACATCTTCGGGAGCACAAGAAGGACCACCACTCCCGCCGCGGTTTGCTCAAGATGGTAGGCCAGCGCCGCAAGCTGCTCGCATACCTGAAGAACAAAGATGTTAAACGGTACAGCGCTTTGATCGAAAAGCTCGGTCTGAGACGCTAA
- a CDS encoding bifunctional riboflavin kinase/FAD synthetase, with the protein MNIVNLEYPVPARVLESVPAEGQSMAIGDFDGVHLGHREVIGRAVSAARRRGLAASVMTFHPHPREVLGAKAYSTSITPLDRKLERFRELGLDTVYVVSFTPTLAALSPEAFVDEVLVPLRVKSVTVGFNFTFGHRGLGTSALLKQLGEGRFDAEIVQPFRIEDERVSSTLIREALALGDVERVQNLLGRPFDVSGDVVTGDGRGRTIGVPTANLSIDARSVKPANGVYAVNATIETGPSAGQTYAGVMNVGMKPTFHSALPVATWEVHLFDFDGDLYGHRLTVSFVSRIRDERKFDSVTALIEQIGRDMQEAKRRIGAQA; encoded by the coding sequence ATGAATATCGTAAATCTCGAATATCCGGTGCCCGCGCGCGTATTGGAGAGCGTGCCGGCCGAAGGTCAGTCGATGGCGATCGGCGATTTCGACGGCGTGCATCTCGGCCATCGCGAAGTGATCGGCCGGGCGGTGAGCGCGGCGCGGAGACGCGGGCTCGCGGCCTCCGTCATGACGTTCCACCCGCATCCGCGGGAGGTGCTCGGGGCGAAGGCGTATTCGACCTCGATCACGCCGCTGGACCGGAAGCTGGAGCGGTTTCGCGAGCTTGGTCTGGATACGGTATACGTGGTCTCCTTCACGCCGACGTTGGCGGCGCTCTCCCCGGAAGCGTTCGTGGATGAAGTGCTTGTGCCGCTGCGCGTCAAATCGGTCACCGTCGGCTTTAACTTCACGTTCGGCCACCGGGGGCTCGGTACGTCCGCGCTGCTCAAGCAGCTCGGCGAAGGCCGATTCGACGCGGAGATCGTTCAGCCGTTTCGGATAGAGGACGAGCGGGTAAGTTCGACGCTCATTCGCGAGGCGCTCGCGCTCGGCGACGTCGAGCGGGTACAAAACCTGCTGGGGCGGCCGTTCGACGTCTCCGGCGACGTCGTGACCGGCGACGGCCGCGGGCGCACGATCGGCGTGCCGACCGCGAACCTGTCGATCGACGCTCGATCGGTGAAACCGGCGAACGGCGTATACGCGGTGAACGCGACGATCGAGACGGGGCCGTCGGCGGGACAGACGTATGCCGGAGTCATGAACGTCGGCATGAAGCCGACGTTCCACAGCGCGCTGCCGGTGGCGACATGGGAAGTGCATCTATTCGACTTCGACGGAGATCTGTACGGGCATCGTTTGACGGTCTCATTCGTCTCGCGCATTCGGGACGAGCGGAAATTCGATTCCGTGACGGCGCTCATCGAGCAGATCGGACGCGATATGCAAGAGGCGAAACGGAGAATCGGCGCCCAAGCATAA
- the dut gene encoding dUTP diphosphatase, translating into MLQPFRVEIKRMPGAEDVPLPLKMSAGASGYDVHAAVTEPLEIPPGERRLVPTGFALAMPDGLEAQIRPRSGLAYKHGITTLNTPGTIDADYRGEVKVLLVNLGQEPFVVRRGERIAQMVFQTVPDIDLSEVRELDETKRGAGGFGHTGV; encoded by the coding sequence ATGCTGCAGCCGTTCAGGGTTGAGATCAAACGAATGCCGGGAGCGGAGGACGTGCCGCTGCCGCTGAAGATGTCCGCGGGAGCGAGCGGGTACGACGTACACGCCGCCGTGACGGAGCCGCTCGAAATTCCGCCCGGAGAACGGCGCCTCGTGCCGACCGGCTTCGCGCTCGCGATGCCCGACGGCTTAGAGGCGCAGATCCGGCCGCGAAGCGGACTCGCTTATAAACACGGTATCACGACGCTGAACACGCCGGGAACGATCGACGCGGATTACCGCGGCGAGGTGAAGGTGCTGCTCGTCAACTTGGGACAAGAGCCGTTCGTCGTCCGCCGCGGAGAGCGGATCGCGCAGATGGTGTTCCAGACCGTGCCGGACATCGATTTGTCCGAGGTGCGGGAGCTGGACGAGACGAAGCGCGGCGCCGGCGGATTCGGCCATACAGGCGTTTAA